The window CGGTTGCAGGATCCATTTCTAGGAGGAATTATTATCGGTTTCTTCAACCGGGCAAAGGAATTGAAGGTCCGCTTCCTTCTTGATGAAGATAGCCTCTTAAAAAAACTCCCGAAACACTTAGAAAAAAACCATTTCGTTTCAATCATTGGAAACTTAGTTACAAATGCTTTCGAAGCGACCGACTCTTTTCCGGAAGAAAAACGAATGGTCCGCATCTTCATTCTGGATAACGGGGAAGAGATCTTAATTGAAGTTGAAGATTCTGGACATGGGATAGCTGATGAAGTGCTGGATGTACTCTTTCAAGAAAAGGTATCGACAAAAAATCAAGGTCACCGTGGATACGGACTTATGAAAGTAGCAGAGAATGTAAAAAATCTCAGTGGTTCTATCACACTCGAAAAAGGCGATTTAGGCGGTGCATTGTTTATCATTTCCATACCGAAAGGAGGGTTTTCAGATGACAAATCTCATTGAAATCTTAATAGTTGAAGATGACTTGCGAATTGCCGACATCCATCAGCGATTCATCGAGAAAATAGAGGGCTTTACAGTCGTAGGTTCCGCGCATACCGGTGATGAAGCAAAAGATTGGATTTCAGCATTATTGCCAGACCTCGTTTTGCTCGATGTCTATTTGCCCGATGTACTCGGTACAGAGCTAATGGATTTCATCCACAAAAACAGCCCTGAAACAGATATTATTTTCATCACCGCCGCGGCGGAAATTGAAGTTGTAAAAAAGGCGTTTCGCCACGGAGTCATCGACTACATCCTAAAACCGCTCACATTCGATCGATTTAAGGAAAGCCTCCTTTCTTATAAAGTTAAAAGGGAAACACTTTCAGGTGAAGGACTCATACAGGAAGATTCCATCAAATCTCTTTGGAATAAAACGCTACCCGCTTCATCAAACCCTGATTACATTCCACCAAAAGGGATTGACCCCATGACGAAAGAGAAAGTAGTCAGCCACATTAAAAATATAGAAGGCGGAATTACTGCAGAAACACTTGGATTGGAAATCGGCGTGAGCCGTTCGACCGCAAGACGTTATCTAGAATACCTCGTCTCAGAAAAACGTGCATTTACAGAACTTCTATACGGCTCAGTCGGGCGTCCTGAAAGAAGATACTTCATAAAAAAACGCTGAACAGTATGAACAAAATGATGTTTACTCTCATTATCAAACTTATAAACGATAACTTTTAATTGAATAAATATTCTGATAGATTGATGACAGCGAATGAAAACGCTGTCATCATTTTTAATTATAAGGGGGATTATATGAAGATGTGGAAGAAACTTACGACGGTTGCCCTAGCAAGTATGCTGGCACTCAGCCTCGCAGCATGTTCTGCGGATGAATCAGAAGGAAAAGTGGAAGGAGCTACCTCGAAATATCCGGAGAGTAACATAACAATTGTCGCTCCATCCGGCGCAGGCGGTGGATGGGATTTAACTGCCAGAGCGATTGCAAAAACGATGAGTGAAACAAATCTAATCGATAAGTCAATCGTAGTTGAAAACAAACCTGGTGGCGGTGGTGCTGTTTACATGGCAGAATTTGCAACAAAAGAACTAAAAAATGATCATGTCCTTCTTGTAAAATCTCCGCCAATCTTAATCAACAATAACAAAGCGGAAGGAAACAGTGCTTACGGCTATAAAGACACAACACCTTTGGCGCAATTAACACGTGACTACGGAGCAATTGTCGTCAAGGCGGATTCGAAGTTCAATTCATTGAAAGATGTACTAGAAGCAATTAAGAAAGACGCGAAATCGGTGACGCTTGCCGGCGGATCGGCTCCCGGATCGATGGACCATCTTGTCGGTGTCTTGCCCGCATTTGAATATGGAATTGATCCAAAAACAGTAAAGTATGTATCGTATGATGGCGGCGGAGAGGCAGTTGCAGCATTGCTCGGTGGAAATGCAGACGTTATCGCTACGGATGCCTCCACTATTGGAGCATATCTGAAGTCCGGTGATGTCCGTGTCCTCGCTGTCAGTTCTTCAGAACGGCTTGGCGGTGAATTGACAGAAGTCCCTACATTTAAAGAAGAAGGGATTGACGCCGAATTCACCATTTGGCGCGGCATCTTCGGTCCAAAAGAAATGTCGGAAACGGCTTATGACTATTGGTCCGAGAAGCTAGAGAAAATGGTGGAATCAGATGAGTGGAACGCGGAACTGGAGAAAAACGGGTGGGAAAGCGAATACCGTAATGCTGACGACTTCACTACCTACTTGGAAGAACAAGACAAAGTGATTGTGGAATTGTTAACAGCACTCGGAATGCAAAAATAACATTATTCGGGCGGCTTCAGCAGCCGCCTTTTCTTTTAGGGAGGTGTCGAAGACTATGAGTAAAACGTTCGATCGATACAGCAGTATCGCCTTTTTACTGATTGGTCTTTTATTTGTAATCGAAAGTCAAAAAATTTCAGACAGTGCCTATGGTTCATCAGTTGGACCGAAAATTTTTCCAATGTGGCTTGGCATTATTTTAATTCTATTAAGCTTGCGACTTCTATACGAAACGTTTAAATACAAGACTAAAACAACTTCTGGACTGAAGCTTCAATATAAGAAATTCATTATTATCGTTATCAGCGCAGTTTTGTATGCATTTCTATTGGAAAAGGTCGGATATGTCATCTCGACGTTCCTTTTTTTACTCATTGCTTTCCAAACGATGGAGCGTGGTCGATTACTGCCTTCCACCATTATTGCAGCTGCATTTTCATTTGGAATTTACTATTTGTTCGCGAAACTTCTTGGTGGGTCATTGCCAGGGTTTCCTGTATTTTAGCGCGAAAGGAGTTAAGCTATGAGCACTTTACAGTTTTTAGCCGACGGATTCAGCGTCGCTTTTCAATGGCATAATCTATTATTCGCTTTTATCGGGGTCATCATCGGGACAGCGGTCGGCGTGTTACCCGGCATCGGTCCAATGAGTGGTGTCGCCCTTCTCATCCCCGTTACGGCAACGATCACTTCAGGAATGCCAACTGATGCCGCGGCCGCCAGTTCAATCATTTTACTGGCCGGTGTCTATTATGGAGCAATGTATGGGGGTTCCACAACATCGATATTATTGAATACCCCTGGCGAATCTTCGTCAGTCGTCACAACACTCGACGGCTACCAGATGGCCCGGCAAGGCCGTGCCGGTGCAGCTCTGGCCATTTCTGCAATTGGTTCATTTTGCGCCGGAATCATATCGCTGATCGGCCTTGTGCTACTAGCTCAGCCGCTTTCGAATGTCGCAATCAAGTTTGGCCCAGCGGAATATTTTTCTTTAATGCTGTTGGGTTTAGCCGCAGTAAGCGGACTCGCCGGAAAGTCGATGACGAAAGCATTAATGATGACTGTTTTCGGACTTATGCTTGGAACAATCGGCATTGACGCAGTTTCAGGAATTGCCCGCTTTACATACAACCAACCTATTCTTTTTTCCGGATTGGAATTTTTAACAATTGCTGTTGGATTGTTTGCACTTGGTGAAGTATTCAAGACGGTATTGGAACGCGATGAAGAAGACGGGGCCATTGCAAAGATCAATCGCATCCTCCCGACAAAACAAGATATGAAAGACAGCGCAGTTCCTATTGTACGTGGTTCCCTACTAGGATTTTTCATCGGGGTACTTCCAGGCGCCGGGGCAACACTCGCATCTTTCTTCTCCTATATAACGGAGAAAAAGTTCAGTAAAAACCCCGAAAGCTTCGGAAAAGGGAACATTGCCGGAGTAGCGGGTCCTGAATCTGCAAATAATGCTGCTTCTGGGGGCGCAATGATTCCTTTACTTACATTAGGAATCCCGGGTTCCGGTACAACCGCTATATTAATGGGCGCGCTTATCATGTATAACATTCAGCCAGGCCCTTTACTCTTTGACGAGCATCCGGATATCGCATGGGGGCTCATTGCGAGTATGTTTATCGGCAACTTGATGTTACTAGTATTGAATATGCCACTCGTTCGTGTGTTTGCCAAGGTCATTCAAACGCCTAAGAAATACTTATTGCCGATTATTATTGCCATTTCATTTTTCGGAGTTTACGCAGTCCAATATACGACATTTGATTTATACTTGCTACTTGGTTGTGGTTTGGCGGGTTATTTACTATCAAAAAATGATTATCCGGTAGCTCCATTAGTCTTGGCACTCGTATTAGGTCCAATGATTGAGAATAATATGCGGAGGGCACTAACTATTTCAAATGGTGATTTTAGTATCTTTTTCACAAAGCCATTATCACTCGTTTTCATCATAGTGGCTGCGGCATGGCTTCTGATTCCAATGTTATTGAAACTCAAAGGCCGCTCAGTCGTTGTAGAAGATGAAAGCTGATAGTGAGCGTTCAATTTCAAAAGCGGATTGCCTTCGATTCAAGGTGATCCGCTTTTGAAGTTATAAGGAGGTGCGATGCTTTTTCGATAAACTAAACAACGTTTTACCGTTACTAGATAACGCTCGCCCCTGCATCCTCTCACATAAAGAAAGCGTTGCCGCAACAACGCTTTCTTTCCTCATCCACCTATATAACTCATACCAATCTTCTTGCGGTTTTTCGCTGTCTGTTCAGTTCGTTCATCCGAATAACGATCACCGCGGCCCCGCCACACGCCTGTAATTACGTCAAGTAATTCTGCATCTGTCATTCCGCTACGGATTAGCTCCCGCAGATCGAACCCTTCTGTCGCGAACAAACATGTGTACAATTTACCATCCGATGACAATCTGGACCTTGTGCACGTCGAGCAAAAAGACTCCGAAACAGAAGTGATGAAACCGACTTGCGCCCCATTATCCACATAGCGATATCTCTTCGCAACTTCGCCATAATACTCCTCTTCTGCTGGTTCAATCGTATGGACGGAAGAAATCATATTGTAAATTTCTTTTTTCGTGACAACTTTTTCAAAGCTCCATCCGTTATCATTACCGACATCCATAAATTCAATGAAACGCAGTGTGATATCGCGTTCTTTGAAATAAGCGGCCATTGGAAGTATTTCTCCCTCATTGACGCCTTTTTGAACAACCATATTTACTTTTATTTCAAATCCTATTTTTTGCGCGTGGTCGATATTGGAAAGTATCAATTCCGGTTTTATCCCCCGCCCGTTCAGTTTCCCAAAAATAACAGGATCCAGTGCATCAAGGCTCATGTTCAATCGGCGGAGACCCGCATCATAAAGCGGTTGTGCATATTGTTTGAGTAACACACCATTTGTCGTCAAACCGATATCTTCAATGCCCTCAATCTTCATCAGTTTTTCAATCAACTTCGGCAGATCGCGACGCATAAGCGGTTCACCGCCCGTCAAACGAAGTTTTTTCACACCAAGTAGTGCAAATAACTTGGCAAACCGCTCAATTTCTTCAAAGGATAGAAGTTCATTTTTTGGTAGAAATACGTAATCATCACCAAAAACTTCTTTCGGCATGCAATAGGCACATCTAAAATTACATCGATCCGTCACTGATATCCGAAGATCCCGAATCGGTCGTCCAAGCTTATCTAGGATTGCTTCCAAAACTTCATCCCCTTTCCAGGGCTTCAAGTGTATTCACATTCATGAACACCCTTTTTTCATCATCAGTCAAAGTGCTTCCATTAATCCATACTGTATTAGTAATAGAGAGTATGTTCATCACACTTAGCTGACTATTTTCTACCGCTTTTTTCACAGCAATTTTCAATTTTTCATCCCAAATGGACACAAGCGGATGATACCGCCCATACGAAACAACCGCGGTAATACCTCTTTCGTGGTGTTTCATCAACCTCGACATGACCGATCCATCTACATATGGCATATCGCACGGCAATACTACATAGCGGTCCGCTTCCACGGATTCCATCACAGACAGGATCCCTGCAAGCGGACCGAGTCCTGCATATGCCACTAAATCGGTCATAATATGCACATGGCTAGGAAAACGCTCCATATGTTCCGGCCGTGTCACAACAACAATTTCGTCACAGCATATAGCCAAAGCATCCATTGCCCATTCATAAAAGTACTGATTTCCACGTTTAGCGAACGCTTTCGGCGAACCGAACCGCCGTGATAATCCGCCCGCTAAAACAATGCCCACCGTCTTTGTCATCCGCCGCTCACCGGTGGAATAAATGCACAGACATCACCCGATTGGATGAAATCTTCCTTTAAGGCATATTCTTCATTTACCGCGACATGCACGGTATCTTTTCCAAAACCCGGATACGTCATTTCCGCCCAATCCAGCAGTTCACGGACAGTCATTGATTCACGTTCAATTGTTTCTTCCGGCTTACCCGTCAATTCACGCAGCCTTGCAAAATAGCTTACTTTAATCACTTCTGCTCAATCCCCTTTTCAGGATACTTTTTCTGACCGCCAATCCACTCTTCGCCATCTTCCCATATTTCTTTTTTCCAGATGGGCACGATTTCTTTGATGCGTTCAATTGCATATTCGTTCGCCTCATAGGCCGCTTTACGATGCGGTGAGGAAACTGCAATGATTACCGCAATATCTGAAATATGCATCTCTCCGATTCGATGGGCAATCGCCACTTTTACGCCCGGCCATTTCGCTTCCATTTCCGCCCCGATTTGTACCAGTTTCTTTTCCGCCATCGGAACATATGCCTCATAAGACAAATACAATGTACGAATCCCATGCGTCCATTCCCGTACATGGCCTGTAAATACAGTGACGGCGCCCGCACCTGCATGGAGGACATAATCCGTATACTTTTGCGATTCAATTGGTGTTTCAACAATTTCAAACGGTTTCATTGCCATCCTCCTTTTCAATCCAGTCAAGTAGCCATCCATCCAATTGCTCAACGTCTAGCCTAGATGTAATATGCGAAATCCCAATTGCGCTTTCCGTGTACCCGACGATGAGCTGAATGCTATCCAATTTACACAGTGATACCCAATCTTCGTTATTCCTCAGAAGGACCACTTTCTCTCCTTGTTCTTTCTTATACCCTTCAACGAGTAGAATATCCGGTTTGCTGATCGTAGCTAATTCTTTCATTCCGACGAATTCTGTCTCTTCATTCAACAGTAATTGTACCGCACCGCCGCCTGCAACAATCGAAACGTCCGCACCACTTTCGAAAAACTGCATCGTATCTGTCGCGGAATCGGGCATAGCAGGTTGCCCCCCGTGTCCATGATGTTTCAATACGGCGACCGAAAAACCTTTGTCTTTCAGTAAACGAACCCATCTCGCAATAAGTGTTGTCTTCCCGCTATTTTTATAGCCGACTATATGAAGCGTCTTCATAGTACCCACTCACCGATGCCTTGCTCAGCTCCGAGCAATAGAATATCGACATCTGCTCCAGTCCTGTACCCGCGCGTTCCACTTGGCAAGACAATCAGGCAATTCCCCCGTGCAATCGATGAAACCGCATTTGATTTATTAAAGCCCGCAGGCACTGCAACGATACCCGCAGGCGTTGTTTCCCAAAATGCACGAATGAAGCGCGTGAAAGGATTCGGCTTTGCGAAGTCTTCGCCGAGTTTCACTGTCATACGCGGCATATAGGGTGTGATAGCCCCCTGCATGCCAAGAATCGCAGGTCTCGTCAACAATTCAAAACCCGTAAAACAGGCGGAAGGATTTCCCGATAGACCGAACAAAAGTTTATTACCAAGCACAGCGACCGTCGTCACGCTTCCCGGACGCATCGCAACTTTGTTAAATAAAGCCTTAGCACCGAGCCGCTCGTAAATAGCAGGCAAATAATCATAATCTCCGACGGAAACACCGCCTGTCGTAATCAGTAAATCCGTTTCAGCAAGCGCTTTTTCAACTACTTCCGTGCACGTATCGAGATCATCCACCTGCATACCATATGATGTGTAGCCAATTCCCATTCGTGTTAGTTGCGCTGCAATCATCGGCCCATTTGAATTTCGGATCTTTCCAGGCGCAAGTTCTTCGGACACGTCAAGCAATTCCGTCCCTGTCGAAAGAATACCAGCGATAGGACGCTTGGCTACGTTAACTTTTGCATAACCGAATGTCGCAAGGAGCGCAATTGTACCTGGATGGATAAATGCCCCAGCCTCAATTAAACGTTCACCTTCTTTTGCATCTTCACCTTTAAAAGATATATTTTCGCCTTGGCTAAATGGTTTTCGCAACGTGAAACTGTCTTTTCCTTCGGTCGTCTGCTCTAGCATGACAACCGCGTCGGCATTATCTGGAATCGGGGCACCTGTCATAATCCGGTATGCTTCCCTAGAACCAATGCCGCGGTCCGCTACATGTCCTGCACCTATTTCACCAATTACAGTGAACGGTATACGGTTATCCCCCGAGGCGCCTACTGTATCTTCTGCACGGACCGCAAATCCATCATAAGGTGACCTGTCGAATGAAGGCACATCATGTTTTGCAATAATCGGTTCGGCAAGAATTCTGCCATATGTATGTTCAAGTGCAATCGCTTCTGTACCCATCATATGGACGTTTTCCATAACAAGACGGACAGCTTCCGACACCTGAATAGGCTTTCTCATTTCTACCATAAGGATCCTCCTCTTTTATCTGCTATACTGAAAACATTATGTATGATATGAAAGGAATGACTCCATTGTCAGAGCTCACACATTTCAACGAACAAGGCCGTGCGAAAATGGTCGACGTTTCCGACAAGGCAGAAACAGTCCGGACAGCAATCGCAAAATCTTCCATCGTCGTTAACGAATTAATTCATTCACAAATTACGGAAGGTACAAATAAAAAAGGGGATGTATTTGCAGTCGCCCAAGTCGCTGCTATCATGGCGGCAAAAAGTACCTCCTCCATCATTCCCATGTGCCACCCGATTCCACTGACAGGCGTCAATATCCGTTTCGAATGGAATATCGACGAATCAGCTGGTTATTATGAAGTGCTAATCGAAGCCGAAGTGAAAACAAAAGGCGTGACGGGTGTTGAAATGGAAGCACTCACTGCCGCCTCAGCTGCTGCGCTGACAATTTACGACATGTGCAAAGCGGCTGGAAAAGAAATGGTCATAGGGCCGACAATGCTTCTGCAAAAGACCGGCGGAAAAAATGGGGATTACAATCGACAAGCTTAAAATGACTGTCTGACCAGCATTTGCTGGTCTTCTTTATACATTAATCAGTCGTCCAGATGCTTCGTCAGCTCATGGACGATATGGTGAACCTCAGGCAAGATCAGCCTATCCATCGCAAGTTCAACTGCTTTCACAGATCCGGGAAGTGCAAAATACGCCTTCTCTTTAATTACACCCGCCGCCGCTCTGCTTAATAATGCCTTCGTTCCAACATCCTCTGTATAGCTCAGATACCTGAACAATTCTCCAAAGCCATCTATCCTTTTCGTGAAATAAGGCGATACAGTTTCAATTGTGACATCACGGAAACCAATGCCCGTCCCACCTGTTGATATGATTGCATTAACGTTCGGATTTCGCAGCCATTCTTCTACGATTGATTCGATTTCCATCTTGTCATCTTGACAGATCCATGATTCAAAGACATGATGACCCGCCGATTCAAGCTTTTGCCGAATTGTCCAGCCACTTTTGTCATTCGACACATTTCGCGTATCACTCGTCGTCAAAACACAAAAAATAAGTTTTCTCTCTTTATCCGAGTCGTTCAAGTGTGACAAGTATATCCCTCCAGTTTACCCAAAAAATTGATGGTACAATTTACGGCCTATTTTCATATCCTTAAGTCCATGGATTAATAAACGGCCATTTCCAAATAAAATAAAGCGATACCGCTCCGTATTGAATTCCACGAAAAACGGGGTCACTTTATAAGGCACCCCCAACCTTTTAGCGACTGTTTCGCCATCTGTAATCGTCAATGAGCGGCTTGCATCCGGAATAATCTGTATCGTATCTCGTCCGCATAGCACCGCATATATAGTTCCTTCTGCACGGTGTAGTGCAGGATATGTGGGCGAATTTCCACATGTCTCACATACTTCGTTCCGCAGACGAGAAATCCCTGCTTCTACATGTGTATTGTTCCAAACATCGAAATGGAACAGCTTCGTGCGCATCGCATCCTTATTCCCTGTTAGCCACTTCAGCGCTTCCGCACTTTGATGCGCAGCCGTAATTTGAACGGCAGGTGCAATAATTCCTGTTGTATCGCAAGTTTCATTAACCGAAGGTAAAACCGGCAACAAACAGCGGAAACAAGCTGACTCACCTGGTACAAATGGAAAAATCGAACCCGAACTGCCTACACATGCCCCGTAAATCCATGGAATATTCTTTTTCCATGCAAGATCATTTATCAACAGGCGCGTTTCGAAGTTATCTGTCGCATCCATGATTAAATCAGTATCATCAGTGATCTGCTCCATTATCGAGCCGTCTACATGGTCAAGGATAGTAACAATTTCAACGTCTTGCCGGATTGTCTTCAAACGAGCGGCGGCTGCAATTACTTTAGGGTTCCCGTCCTGCGCATCTTGTTCAGTGAAAAGCTGTTGTCTTTGCAAATTAGAAGGCTCGACATAATCCCGATCTGCAATCGTCAGTTTTCTTACCCCTGCCCGAACAAGCGTCTCTGAAACGGATGAGCCTAATGCGCCACACCCAATAATGACAACATGGGCCGAACTTAACTTATCTTGTCCCGCCTGTCCTACAGGTTTAAATAATGTTTGCCTCGAATACCGGTTTTTCAACAGCCTTCTCTCCCCCTCTAAATTGAAGCAAGGGCTACCGGTCTGTTCGACCGGATGCCCTCTCAGCCTCTCGGCGTTATATCACTGAATGTTCCGACGTAACGGGTTATATCTCCGGAATCATCTTTCACTGCACTGATTGACAGCAGTTCAAGGTATTCCTCACCGTTTTTGCGTTTATTCCATACTTCGCCTTGCCATAAGCCCTCTTGACCAATTTGACTCCACATTGACGTATAAAACTCTTTCGAGTGTCTTCCGGAACTATACATATTCGGATTGCTGCCCACTACTTCTTCTTCCGTATAGCCAGTCAGTTTGGTAAACGCGGGGTTCACCGATTCAATCGTTCCTGTCACGTCTGTTACAAGAATACCTTGGCCTGTCGAATTGAAAACTTCTGCAGACATGCTAAGCCGATCCATATAATAGAGCCAGATGACGAGGACCAGGCTTACGAGCGCCACTTGAGAGAACGCCATAAAACCAATTGAATAGGAACCTGTCATCGAGTGGATAACCGATAGCAGCAAAGGAGGAAAAAATCCGCCTAGACCGCCCATCATCGATACAATTCCGTTGGCAATCCCCGCCTGTTTGTTGAAATAAAACGGAACAAGTTTGAAAATGACGCCATTCCCGATTCCAGCAGCGACAGCGATTAACATACTACCCACCGTATACAACTCAATCGACGGTGAAAATGCGAGAATAATAGCGGCAAACGTAAGACCCGCAAAGACACCCATCAATAAGAACAACGGCTGGAATTTATCAGCAAGCCATCCACCGACTGGCCGCAGAAATGTCGCGACTACGATAAAACCTGCAGTCCGCATACCCGCATCCACTTTCTCCAGTTCAAAGTACGTGACCAGAAAGTTGGGAAGGAAAATTGTAAATGCAACAAACGAACCAAACGTTATGAAATAGAATAGAGAGAAGAACCACAGTTTCTCATTTTTATAAACGCCTTTGATTTGCTCGAGAATCGGTGTTTTCACTTTCACTTCGTGCTTATCACCAAATATGAAGTTCAAAGCTGCGAAGATAAGCAGTAGTACAAGATAGAATTTGACCGTCATCGACCAACCTACTTGCGTTGCGATGACTGGTGCCGCGAAGGTTGAAATTGCAGTCCCCATATTTCCCATTCCGTAAATACCATTGACGAGACCATGCTTTTTCTTTGGATAATACTTAGGAAGCGATGTTACACCAACAGAGAATACAGCCCCTCCGATTCCGAGGAATGTACCTCCAATAATCAGATCTGCGAACGTCGACGCAGAACTTATGTAAAACACAGGAAACAAGAGTAATATGAAACTCGCAAAAAAAATTATTCTTGCACCAAAGATATTTGCATAATAGCCGAGCGGTATTCTAAGGATGGACCCTAGTACAACCGGAACAGCTGTTACAATAGCAAGTTTTTCCGCCGGAATCGCAATATCCTCACGGATGAATGGTAACAGTGAAGAAATTAGCACCCATACCATGAAACCGACTACTAAATTCGCCGTTTGTAATGGCAATTGTATTTTTTTATTCATCAAAGATCAATCCAATCATTATTTATTTGAATGAATTCGACATTGATTCCCTGCTTTAATTATAGATATATTATTTTACGATAAGTAGTAGGTACTCCCCCTTTTGCCTACAAGGGTTTTCCCTATATCAAGCAATCTCTAACAAAACCTACTAAAGTATTGATGTATATAATTGCTCATAGAGTTTATCTTGCTCTTTTATGTTAAGGATATTATTAACCATTAAAAATAACACTGATTCTTCTTTTAAAAAATGAACGGTTATGACCTCAAACGCTTCTGCAGCATCTTGAACAACTTTTTTCATTTCTTCCATCGAAAAGTGGCTTACATCACCTAATGTGTGGTGGAGAAAATGACCGATATATGCATCGATTTCTTCGTGTTCTTCTTCCGTTGCATTGACGGGGCCCTGTTCCGATCCAACATACTGAGCAAGCATCGGAAAGAGAAATTCTTCTTCTTTGTCCGTATGGTTCTTTAACGGTTCAATGAATTCAACGATGAGTTTTCTAAGCGACTTCAACGCCTCATGACCTTCTTCAACCGTATAAATATCCCTCTCAAAAGCAAGGACAATCGTATGCCAGCCGCTCATTAAGTATTCCAAATAACGG of the Sporosarcina sp. FSL K6-1508 genome contains:
- a CDS encoding tripartite tricarboxylate transporter permease, translated to MSTLQFLADGFSVAFQWHNLLFAFIGVIIGTAVGVLPGIGPMSGVALLIPVTATITSGMPTDAAAASSIILLAGVYYGAMYGGSTTSILLNTPGESSSVVTTLDGYQMARQGRAGAALAISAIGSFCAGIISLIGLVLLAQPLSNVAIKFGPAEYFSLMLLGLAAVSGLAGKSMTKALMMTVFGLMLGTIGIDAVSGIARFTYNQPILFSGLEFLTIAVGLFALGEVFKTVLERDEEDGAIAKINRILPTKQDMKDSAVPIVRGSLLGFFIGVLPGAGATLASFFSYITEKKFSKNPESFGKGNIAGVAGPESANNAASGGAMIPLLTLGIPGSGTTAILMGALIMYNIQPGPLLFDEHPDIAWGLIASMFIGNLMLLVLNMPLVRVFAKVIQTPKKYLLPIIIAISFFGVYAVQYTTFDLYLLLGCGLAGYLLSKNDYPVAPLVLALVLGPMIENNMRRALTISNGDFSIFFTKPLSLVFIIVAAAWLLIPMLLKLKGRSVVVEDES
- a CDS encoding response regulator; translation: MTNLIEILIVEDDLRIADIHQRFIEKIEGFTVVGSAHTGDEAKDWISALLPDLVLLDVYLPDVLGTELMDFIHKNSPETDIIFITAAAEIEVVKKAFRHGVIDYILKPLTFDRFKESLLSYKVKRETLSGEGLIQEDSIKSLWNKTLPASSNPDYIPPKGIDPMTKEKVVSHIKNIEGGITAETLGLEIGVSRSTARRYLEYLVSEKRAFTELLYGSVGRPERRYFIKKR
- a CDS encoding tripartite tricarboxylate transporter TctB family protein, with the translated sequence MSKTFDRYSSIAFLLIGLLFVIESQKISDSAYGSSVGPKIFPMWLGIILILLSLRLLYETFKYKTKTTSGLKLQYKKFIIIVISAVLYAFLLEKVGYVISTFLFLLIAFQTMERGRLLPSTIIAAAFSFGIYYLFAKLLGGSLPGFPVF
- the mobB gene encoding molybdopterin-guanine dinucleotide biosynthesis protein B codes for the protein MKTLHIVGYKNSGKTTLIARWVRLLKDKGFSVAVLKHHGHGGQPAMPDSATDTMQFFESGADVSIVAGGGAVQLLLNEETEFVGMKELATISKPDILLVEGYKKEQGEKVVLLRNNEDWVSLCKLDSIQLIVGYTESAIGISHITSRLDVEQLDGWLLDWIEKEDGNETV
- a CDS encoding Bug family tripartite tricarboxylate transporter substrate binding protein, with translation MWKKLTTVALASMLALSLAACSADESEGKVEGATSKYPESNITIVAPSGAGGGWDLTARAIAKTMSETNLIDKSIVVENKPGGGGAVYMAEFATKELKNDHVLLVKSPPILINNNKAEGNSAYGYKDTTPLAQLTRDYGAIVVKADSKFNSLKDVLEAIKKDAKSVTLAGGSAPGSMDHLVGVLPAFEYGIDPKTVKYVSYDGGGEAVAALLGGNADVIATDASTIGAYLKSGDVRVLAVSSSERLGGELTEVPTFKEEGIDAEFTIWRGIFGPKEMSETAYDYWSEKLEKMVESDEWNAELEKNGWESEYRNADDFTTYLEEQDKVIVELLTALGMQK
- the mobA gene encoding molybdenum cofactor guanylyltransferase, producing the protein MTKTVGIVLAGGLSRRFGSPKAFAKRGNQYFYEWAMDALAICCDEIVVVTRPEHMERFPSHVHIMTDLVAYAGLGPLAGILSVMESVEADRYVVLPCDMPYVDGSVMSRLMKHHERGITAVVSYGRYHPLVSIWDEKLKIAVKKAVENSQLSVMNILSITNTVWINGSTLTDDEKRVFMNVNTLEALERG
- a CDS encoding molybdenum cofactor biosynthesis protein MoaE, with the translated sequence MKPFEIVETPIESQKYTDYVLHAGAGAVTVFTGHVREWTHGIRTLYLSYEAYVPMAEKKLVQIGAEMEAKWPGVKVAIAHRIGEMHISDIAVIIAVSSPHRKAAYEANEYAIERIKEIVPIWKKEIWEDGEEWIGGQKKYPEKGIEQK
- the moaA gene encoding GTP 3',8-cyclase MoaA, yielding MEAILDKLGRPIRDLRISVTDRCNFRCAYCMPKEVFGDDYVFLPKNELLSFEEIERFAKLFALLGVKKLRLTGGEPLMRRDLPKLIEKLMKIEGIEDIGLTTNGVLLKQYAQPLYDAGLRRLNMSLDALDPVIFGKLNGRGIKPELILSNIDHAQKIGFEIKVNMVVQKGVNEGEILPMAAYFKERDITLRFIEFMDVGNDNGWSFEKVVTKKEIYNMISSVHTIEPAEEEYYGEVAKRYRYVDNGAQVGFITSVSESFCSTCTRSRLSSDGKLYTCLFATEGFDLRELIRSGMTDAELLDVITGVWRGRGDRYSDERTEQTAKNRKKIGMSYIGG
- the moaD gene encoding molybdopterin converting factor subunit 1 gives rise to the protein MIKVSYFARLRELTGKPEETIERESMTVRELLDWAEMTYPGFGKDTVHVAVNEEYALKEDFIQSGDVCAFIPPVSGG